A genomic region of Branchiostoma lanceolatum isolate klBraLanc5 chromosome 4, klBraLanc5.hap2, whole genome shotgun sequence contains the following coding sequences:
- the LOC136433870 gene encoding apoptosis-stimulating of p53 protein 2-like isoform X4: MMPAPVILRVYLSNNNLTIAEVPITPETTCRDVVDCCKEPGEVNCHLAEHWRGSERPVGDDEKPFDILQQWGIHRDEVKFYLRHEGNMPTANGGEQGSRQPKKKNGVKEASPESQLPPGLDLTLADLQEMATRQQQQIESQQQMLVAKEQRLKFLKQQDKAQQDMAEENERLRMLRDKVESQEMKLRKLRSLRGQAEQQRTSNSNLSSELESVRQLFSEKQKELAAAVTRVDGLTKQLEDLRTGKVNGYNGDISHAASMAAELERLRKELMIRNRLNDQQNAKLQAQRESLNQRNNEMSYMDKRIAELTDRLRKKKAAQQQRGPNKANQNDSEPSRAPGSPTKGQPGKAQNIAAVEPYIQQPKQSRDNLKPNGRAYTEPIKEMPNDGDLKQGNYLPNGGLPVMPTHFTPEKSNFTPSKGHSEAYAVMEQTLKSVEGEKSPYGKGQSPKSKDYGVGLSLAPRPFVPGGTTLKSYGSDSSMSSQASGRGQPEGVNENSARSSPVVEGRAVNGQGNNHIATQNSRPNYLNVEGAAVGRLSPQLERKPKDGGLYVAKDRPHSSYELLDMIREQDSAAMRKNYHSSGDLPGDTQRQQGSSKMPPKTRPKPSNGHKNSSQPDGPAPLASGSSSKLDTSPKALDTALAILKGGNRPPVTSSGYTSYRSGPHVTRAGFTSPTTSDAMSFPSPGQQQGRTDKSVVRTSQSGVDGSHLLRPFSSATSQGGKLESPTATVRPLPQDGQGAMEAYAPVSSKTVPYPPSQRQVTGPHSPTSTVVSGPFPPPSAHGGQPVRSPSPKQTSSPPDSRERPPSPRKQPPQYTGPQHPAEGSQQRPPSPRKHSSPPSSQGSPPTSQAGQSASPEYIIPEDAAQARKNSEEFQDDSFDARRPVSPTKHLTPKPGSAYERLFPNADPEKIRRIAHAPRPLRKRHSFNEGEGPPAQQQYYRGSPPAHLATQGPPPAYPSSPKPQEQESPPSPQYVSPAPDTQQQNVSPTRETTEQAQNSTQNNGQTSPQQQQSSPQQRSPQQPSSPQQLSPQQLSPQQPRSPPPSQPTKPMQPEKKSNLKGRNGVKPRRNVRFDPLALLLDASLEGEFDLVQDIINQVENPSGSNDEGITALHNAICAGYHDIVTFLVEYGCDVNSQDSDGWTPLHCAASCNNMPMAELYLYAYKCLICVPQDPTPLCSVL, from the exons GTGATCCTGAGGGTGTACCTCAGCAACAATAACCTGACCATAGCGGAGGTGCCCATCACCCCGGAGACGACCTGCAGGGATGTAGTGGACTGTTGTAAGGAACCCGGAGAAGTCAACTGTCATCTGGCAGAGCACTGGAGGGGCAGCG AACGACCAGTGGGGGACGACGAGAAACCTTTTGACATCCTGCAGCAGTGGGGAATCCACAGGGATGAGGTGAAGTTCTACCTCCGACACGAGGGAAACATGCCCACTGCTAACGGCGGAGAACAAG GATCCAGgcagcccaagaagaagaacgGAGTGAAGGAGGCCAGTCCCGAGAGCCAG CTGCCTCCTGGGCTGGACCTGACACTGGCAGACCTGCAGGAGATGGCCACCAGGCAGCAGCAGCAGATCGAGAGTCAGCAGCAAATGTTGGTCGCAAAGGAGCAGAGACTCAAATTCCTCAAACAGCAAGATAAG GCCCAGCAAGACATGGCAGAAGAAAACGAGAGATTGCGTATGCTGAGAGACAAGGTGGAGAGCCAGGAGATGAAACTGCGCAAACTCAGGTCACTTCGGGGGCAGGCGGAGCAGCAGAGAACCTCCAACTCCAACTTGT CCTCAGAGCTGGAGTCGGTGCGTCAGCTGTTCTCGGAGAAGCAGAAGGAGCTTGCGGCGGCGGTGACGCGCGTGGACGGGCTGACGAAGCAGCTGGAGGACCTGCGCACGGGGAAGGTGAACGGGTACAACGGGGACATCTCGCACGCGGCGTCCATGGCAGCGGAACTGGAGAGGCTCAGGAAAGAGCTGATG ATTCGGAACAGGCTGAACGACCAGCAAAATGCCAAACTGCAAGCACAGAGGGAGTCCCTCAATCAGCGAAACAACGAAATGTCGTACATGGACAAGAGAATAGCCGAGCTGACCGACAGGCTGAGGAAAAAGAAAGCCGCCCAGCAGCAGCGAGGGCCAAACAAGGCGAACCAGAACGACAGCGAGCCCAGCCGGGCCCCGGGGTCCCCGACGAAGGGCCAGCCGGGAAAGGCCCAGAACATTGCCGCTGTCGAACCGTACATTCAGCAACCCAAACAGTCGAGGGACAACCTCAAGCCCAACGGGAGGGCCTACACGGAGCCGATAAAGGAAATGCCAAACGACGGTGACCTGAAGCAAGGGAACTACCTACCCAACGGAGGACTGCCAGTCATGCCAACCCACTTTACTCCCGAGAAAAGCAATTTCACTCCTTCCAAGGGGCATTCTGAAGCCTATGCAGTAATGGAGCAAACCCTCAAGTCTGTGGAAGGAGAAAAGTCTCCCTATGGAAAGGGACAGTCACCAAAGTCGAAGGACTACGGTGTAGGACTTAGCCTGGCACCCAGGCCTTTTGTTCCCGGAGGGACAACGTTGAAATCATACGGCTCGGACTCCTCGATGAGTAGCCAAGCCAGTGGAAGGGGTCAGCCGGAGGGTGTGAATGAGAACAGTGCTCGGAGCTCCCCTGTGGTCGAGGGAAGAGCTGTAAACGGTCAGGGAAACAACCACATAGCAACGCAGAATTCTAGGCCAAATTATTTGAATGTGGAAGGCGCGGCGGTGGGCCGACTTAGTCCCCAACTCGAGCGCAAGCCGAAGGACGGAGGGTTGTACGTGGCCAAAGACAGGCCTCACTCGAGTTACGAGCTGCTAGACATGATTAGAGAACAGGACTCAGCTGCAATGAGGAAAAACTACCACAGTTCGGGTGATTTACCAGGAGATACACAAAGGCAACAGGGTTCGTCGAAGATGCCTCCGAAAACGAGGCCCAAACCATCAAATGGCCACAAAAACAGTAGCCAACCAGACGGACCTGCCCCCTTGGCTTCAGGCTCTTCGAGCAAATTAGATACCTCACCAAAAGCCCTTGACACGGCCCTCGCAATCCTGAAGGGAGGCAACAGGCCGCCAGTCACGAGCTCTGGGTACACGTCGTACAGGTCAGGGCCGCATGTAACGAGGGCGGGCTTCACGTCCCCTACGACAAGCGACGCCATGTCGTTCCCGTCTCCCGGGCAACAGCAGGGCAGGACGGACAAGTCGGTGGTCCGGACGTCGCAGTCAGGCGTGGACGGCTCCCATTTGCTGCGACCCTTCTCATCTGCAACCTCGCAGGGAGGCAAGCTGGAGTCGCCAACGGCCACCGTGCGACCACTTCCCCAGGACGGACAGGGCGCCATGGAAGCGTACGCTCCAGTCTCCTCAAAAACCGTGCCATACCCACCAAGCCAGCGACAGGTGACGGGCCCACACTCGCCCACGTCGACCGTCGTGAGCGGACCTTTCCCGCCGCCGTCAGCGCACGGAGGACAGCCCGTCCGGTCTCCGTCtcccaaacaaacaagcagCCCCCCTGACTCGAGGGAAAGGCCGCCCTCGCCGAGGAAGCAGCCTCCTCAGTACACAGGGCCTCAGCATCCTGCAGAAGGAAGCCAGCAGAGGCCTCCGTCTCCGAGGAAGCACTCCAGTCCTCCCAGCTCTCAAGGCAGCCCTCCCACTTCACAGGCGGGACAGAGTGCCTCTCCGGAGTACATCATCCCGGAAGATGCTGCGCAGGCAAGGAAAAATAGCGAGGAATTCCAGGATGATTCGTTCGATGCCAGGCGGCCGGTCAGCCCGACCAAGCACCTCACGCCCAAGCCAGGCAGTGCCTACGAGAGGCTCTTCCCCAACGCAGACCCCGAGAAGATCCGAAGGATAGCCCACGCACCTCGCCCACTCAGAAAGAGACACTCATTCAACGAAGGCGAGGGGCCACCAGCCCAGCAGCAATACTATCGAGGAAGCCCACCAGCGCACCTGGCCACCCAGGGGCCACCCCCGGCCTACCCGAGTTCCCCCAAACCCCAGGAACAGGAGAGCCCGCCTAGTCCTCAGTACGTCAGCCCAGCTCCGGATACGCAACAGCAGAATGTCTCCCCCACCAGAGAAACAACAGAGCAGGCGCAGAACAGTACACAGAACAATGGCCAGACCTCGCCCCAGCAGCAGCAGTCGTCGCCACAGCAACGATCGCCACAGCAACCATCATCGCCACAGCAACTGTCGCCGCAGCAACTATCGCCGCAGCAACCCCGCAGCCCACCtcccagccaaccaaccaaaccTATGCAACCAGAAAAGAAGAGCAACCTGAAGGGCAGGAATGGGGTGAAGCCCAGACGGAACGTCAGGTTTGACCCGCTGGCTCTGTTGCTGGACGCATCGTTGGAGGGGGAGTTTGACCTGGTGCAGGACATCATCAACCAG GTGGAGAACCCCAGCGGTTCGAATGACGAGGGAATCACGGCGCTGCACAACGCCATCTGCGCTGGCTACCACGACATCGTCACCTTTCTGGTGGAGTACGGTTGCGATGTCAACTCACAGGACAGTGACGGATG